One Vigna unguiculata cultivar IT97K-499-35 chromosome 7, ASM411807v1, whole genome shotgun sequence genomic region harbors:
- the LOC114190325 gene encoding cation/H(+) antiporter 15-like has translation MTSERNSTLNYIPELACYNTTFDLNNKIWRSDNVISERVPLLSIQIAYNILASSFFHHILKQFHLPLTVAQMLGGVLLSSSFLGRIPGVFQMIYRPEGIMTVETFANVGIMYYVFLTGLEMNSDTILRSSKQAVIIAVASILIPTLIGAGFLTLQHDIAGGSSLTLTVKGYMFWCAILSVTSFPVLARLLSDLKILYTRLGKDALTAAMLIDAFGWVLFALFIPYSHEGGKPLLSVICTLLFIVFCFCVVRPILARVVEHRMRSESWNSSKLLDVTMGLFVCAYITDLLGAHHVVGAFVYGLILPSGKFADLLLEMLDDFVTAIIVPVYFASFGFRLNLESLWSENHTVLLPLFMVFLLAIPKILSSLLVSVYYGMSSRDGVGLGLLLNTKGIMAVILISIAWDKNILDPYAFTIMILAVLFMTTVVSPFINAIYKPKLRFKQTQQRTVQKLWSEAELRVAACVHNSHQALGMIYVLEATNATRTSPLHVSVLHLVELTRRGTGLLVAQIDNSNVQAGSSEGQYGSQEEFETICNALNEFGEEYKAVRFDTSSIVATYDTIHQDIYNVTEEKRANLILLPFHKQLSSGELETTNTAFCDINKNVLQAPPCSVGILVNRGLKSLSTLTMSIIVIFIGGPDDREALSIAWRMASHSATKLHVIRLLVLGTEVEEGKAFQNDSSEVLSTEMDNVMQKKLDDEHIFQFRHKGLHNNDSIAYSEMELRLETGEETSLILNEVDKKGCDLYILGQGSGKNYTVFQRLLEWCDSPELGVMGDILASTSFGSNSSLLVVQQYNMERKSKLRCRSKYYTNNISDEIL, from the exons ATGACAAGTGAAAGGAATTCTACTCTGAACTATATCCCAGAACTTGCATGTTACAATACAACATTTGATCTTAACAACAAAATCTGGAGGAGTGATAATGTCATTTCAGAACGTGTTCCTCTTCTGTCTATTCAAATTGCCTACAACATCCTTGCCTCTAGTTTTTTTCACCACATCCTCAAGCAATTTCACCTGCCTCTGACGGTTGCCCAGATGCTT GGTGGTGTGCTTTTGAGTTCATCATTTTTGGGAAGAATCCCTGGAGTTTTTCAAATGATTTACCGACCAGAAGGAATCATGACTGTTGAAACCTTTGCGAATGTTGGAATCATGTACTATGTGTTCCTTACTGGGCTGGAAATGAACAGTGACACCATCTTGAGATCAAGCAAGCAGGCTGTAATCATTGCTGTTGCAAGCATTCTGATTCCAACACTAATTGGAGCTGGTTTTCTTACTCTACAGCATGACATAGCAGGTGGATCAAGCCTTACGCTCACTGTTAAAGGGTATATGTTTTGGTGTGCAATTCTTTCTGTGACCAGTTTTCCAGTCCTTGCAAGGCTCCTATCAGATCTCAAGATCCTCTACACAAGGCTTGGAAAAGATGCCTTAACAGCAGCCATGCTAATCGATGCATTTGGCTGGGTTTTGTTCGCACTCTTCATTCCCTATTCCCACGAGGGTGGAAAACCACTCCTCTCCGTAATTTGCACATTGTTGTTCATTGTGTTCTGCTTCTGCGTGGTGCGTCCAATCCTGGCTCGTGTGGTTGAGCATAGAATGAGGTCTGAGTCATGGAACTCCTCGAAGTTACTAGATGTGACGATGGGACTTTTCGTTTGTGCATATATCACAGACTTGCTTGGTGCACACCATGTTGTCGGGGCCTTTGTGTATGGACTAATTTTGCCCAGTGGGAAGTTTGCTGATTTGTTGTTGGAAATGTTAGATGATTTTGTCACTGCAATTATTGTTCCTGTCTACTTTGCCAGTTTTGGCTTTAGACTAAACCTGGAGTCACTTTGGTCTGAAAACCACACAGTGTTGCTTCCTCTCTTCATGGTGTTCTTATTAGCCATCCCAAAAATTTTGAGCTCTTTGTTGGTCAGTGTCTACTATGGTATGTCTTCAAGAGATGGAGTTGGCCTTGGATTGCTCCTCAACACCAAGGGCATCATGGCAGTGATTCTTATAAGCATTGCCTGGGACAAAAAT ATTTTGGACCCATATGCTTTCACAATCATGATCCTTGCAGTATTATTCATGACTACGGTGGTATCTCCCTTTATTAATGCCATCTACAAGCCAAAACTTCGATTCAAGCAGACTCAACAAAGGACTGTGCAGAAACTATGGTCTGAAGCAGAACTTCGAGTTGCAGCTTGTGTCCACAACTCTCACCAAGCCCTTGGCATGATATATGTTCTTGAAGCCACAAATGCCACCAGAACTTCCCCCTTACATGTCTCAGTCCTTCATCTTGTAGAACTCACAAGACGCGGCACTGGCCTTCTTGTGGCACAAATTGACAACTCAAATGTTCAAGCGGGTTCCTCAGAGGGCCAGTATGGATCACAAGAAGAGTTTGAGACCATATGCAATGCATTAAATGAGTTTGGAGAGGAATACAAAGCGGTGAGATTTGACACATCAAGCATTGTTGCAACCTATGACACAATCCATCAGGATATATACAATGTCACAGAAGAGAAACGTGCAAACCTTATTCTCCTCCCATTCCACAAACAACTGAGCTCGGGAGAGTTGGAAACAACCAACACTGCTTTCTGTGACATTAACAAGAACGTGTTGCAGGCACCACCTTGTTCTGTGGGAATCCTTGTTAATCGTGGACTCAAATCATTGTCTACTCTAACAATGAGCATCATCGTGATCTTCATCGGGGGGCCTGATGATCGAGAAGCCTTGTCGATCGCATGGAGAATGGCATCACATTCAGCCACAAAGTTGCATGTGATTAGGCTTCTGGTGTTAGGTACTGAGGTTGAAGAAGGAAAAGCATTCCAGAATGATTCCAGTGAAGTGTTATCTACAGAGATGGACAATGTTATGCAGAAAAAGCTTGATGATGAACACATATTTCAATTTAGGCACAAAGGGTTGCACAACAATGACTCCATCGCATACTCAGAGATGGAACTGAGATTAGAAACTGGTGAAGAGACTTCTTTGATCCTGAATGAGGTAGACAAAAAAGGGTGTGACTTGTACATTTTGGGACAAGGGAGTGGCAAGAATTACACAGTTTTTCAAAGGTTGTTGGAATGGTGTGACAGCCCTGAACTTGGGGTCATGGGTGACATTTTAGCTTCAACCAGTTTTGGCTCAAACTCATCACTGCTTGTTGTGCAACAATACAACATGGAGAGAAAGTCTAAACTTCGTTGTCGTAGTAAATATTACACTAATAACATCTCTGAtgaaattttgtga
- the LOC114192395 gene encoding putative G3BP-like protein isoform X1, whose translation MATPFPIPVTAVQVGTYFVGQYYQVLQSQPEFVHQFYSDASTMLRVDGNTRETAAAMLQIHSLIMSLSYTGIEIKTVHSLESWSGGVLVMVSGSVQTKDYNQRRKFMQTFFLAPQEKGFFVLNDIFHFVEEDPVHQQQAVLLPQSNHDSQLNTSSAINKPVSNYLLGGDIQARDYVATNEVKENGVVDNYGFSEQRLQRGPDSEHIREDTAVEESNGSLQSSVNAVQDHVPVTPDQPAGEPQKHTYASILRVAKGQSTPSAASQPSHKNVSPSEWDQAPQSSSQQLPTTASTNAFERSETEAVEELPVTEDEGYYEIKSVYVRNLSPTVSPSEIEEEFKNFGRIRPDGVVIRSRKDVGVCYAFVEFEDMTGVHNAVKTGSVQIAGRQVYIEERRPNSNIPSRGGRRGRGRGSYQSDTPRGRFNSRSFGRGNGQDGGDREYSKSKGNGFYRPNPRQERGNSGHHQAPRNGQNLAES comes from the exons ATGGCCACGCCCTTTCCCATTCCAGTTACCGCAGTGcag GTTGGGACATACTTCGTGGGACAGTACTACCAGGTGCTTCAGAGTCAACCAGAGTTCGTGCACCAATTTTATTCCGATGCCAGCACCATGCTGCGGGTGGACGGCAACACCAGGGAAACAGCCGCGGCAATGCTT CAAATCCACTCCCTAATTATGTCACTTAGTTACACTGGAATTGAAATCAAGACTGTACATTCTTTAGAGTCTTGGAGTGGTGGTGTTCTTGTAATGGTTTCTGGATCTGTGCAAACTAAGGACTACAACCAGAGGAGGAAATTTATGCAGACATTCTTCCTTGCCCCACAAGAGAAAGGCTTTTTTGTGCTCaatgatatttttcattttgttgaaGAGGATCCAGTTCACCAGCAACAAGCAGTTTTGCTACCTCAGAGCAATCATGATTCACAGTTGAATACTTCAAGTGCAATCAATAAGCCAG TATCCAACTACCTTCTGGGAGGAGATATTCAGGCTAGGGACTATGTTGCTACAAATGAGGTAAAAGAAAACGGTGTAGTTGATAATTATGGATTTTCGGAGCAAAGATTGCAGCGGGGCCCTGATTCTGAGCATATTAGGGAGGATACTGCTGTTGAAGAGTCAAATGGTTCACTTCAATCTTCAGTGAATGCCGTCCAAGACCATGTACCTGTTACTCCTGATCAACCTGCTGGGGAGCCCCAAAAGCACACATATGCTTCCATC TTACGGGTTGCTAAAGGACAATCTACACCATCTGCTGCTTCTCAACCCTCTCATAAGAATGTCTCCCCTTCAGAATGGGATCAAGCTCCACAGAGTAGTAGTCAGCAACTGCCAACAACTGCTTCCACAAATGCATTTGAAAGGTCTGAGACTGAAGCAGTAGAGGAGCTTCCTGTAACAGAAGATGAAGGTTACT ATGAAATCAAGTCTGTTTATGTGAGAAACTTGTCCCCTACCGTGTCTCCTTCTGAAATTGAAGAGGAATTCAAGAATTTTGGTAGAATCAGGCCTGATGGTGTTGTTATCAGAAGTCGCAAG GATGTTGGTGTTTGTTATGCATTTGTTGAATTTGAAGATATGACAGGCGTTCATAATGCAGTCAAG ACAGGATCTGTTCAGATAGCAGGGAGACAAGTATACATTGAAGAAAGGAGACCAAACAGTAACATCCCTTCTCGAGGAGGAA GACGGGGTAGAGGCAGAGGTAGTTATCAGTCAGATACACCAAGAGGGCGTTTCAATTCAAGGAGCTTTGGCAGAGGAAATGGTCAAGATGGTGGCGATAGGGAGTACAGCAAATCGAAAGGAAACGGTTTCTATCGACCGAATCCTCGCCAAGAGAGAGGAAATTCAGGGCATCATCAAGCACCAAGAAATGGGCAGAACCTTGCTGAGTCCTGA
- the LOC114192395 gene encoding putative G3BP-like protein isoform X2 has translation MATPFPIPVTAVQVGTYFVGQYYQVLQSQPEFVHQFYSDASTMLRVDGNTRETAAAMLQIHSLIMSLSYTGIEIKTVHSLESWSGGVLVMVSGSVQTKDYNQRRKFMQTFFLAPQEKGFFVLNDIFHFVEEDPVHQQQAVLLPQSNHDSQLNTSSAINKPVSNYLLGGDIQARDYVATNEVKENGVVDNYGFSEQRLQRGPDSEHIREDTAVEESNGSLQSSVNAVQDHVPVTPDQPAGEPQKHTYASILRVAKGQSTPSAASQPSHKNVSPSEWDQAPQSSSQQLPTTASTNAFERSETEAVEELPVTEDEDEIKSVYVRNLSPTVSPSEIEEEFKNFGRIRPDGVVIRSRKDVGVCYAFVEFEDMTGVHNAVKTGSVQIAGRQVYIEERRPNSNIPSRGGRRGRGRGSYQSDTPRGRFNSRSFGRGNGQDGGDREYSKSKGNGFYRPNPRQERGNSGHHQAPRNGQNLAES, from the exons ATGGCCACGCCCTTTCCCATTCCAGTTACCGCAGTGcag GTTGGGACATACTTCGTGGGACAGTACTACCAGGTGCTTCAGAGTCAACCAGAGTTCGTGCACCAATTTTATTCCGATGCCAGCACCATGCTGCGGGTGGACGGCAACACCAGGGAAACAGCCGCGGCAATGCTT CAAATCCACTCCCTAATTATGTCACTTAGTTACACTGGAATTGAAATCAAGACTGTACATTCTTTAGAGTCTTGGAGTGGTGGTGTTCTTGTAATGGTTTCTGGATCTGTGCAAACTAAGGACTACAACCAGAGGAGGAAATTTATGCAGACATTCTTCCTTGCCCCACAAGAGAAAGGCTTTTTTGTGCTCaatgatatttttcattttgttgaaGAGGATCCAGTTCACCAGCAACAAGCAGTTTTGCTACCTCAGAGCAATCATGATTCACAGTTGAATACTTCAAGTGCAATCAATAAGCCAG TATCCAACTACCTTCTGGGAGGAGATATTCAGGCTAGGGACTATGTTGCTACAAATGAGGTAAAAGAAAACGGTGTAGTTGATAATTATGGATTTTCGGAGCAAAGATTGCAGCGGGGCCCTGATTCTGAGCATATTAGGGAGGATACTGCTGTTGAAGAGTCAAATGGTTCACTTCAATCTTCAGTGAATGCCGTCCAAGACCATGTACCTGTTACTCCTGATCAACCTGCTGGGGAGCCCCAAAAGCACACATATGCTTCCATC TTACGGGTTGCTAAAGGACAATCTACACCATCTGCTGCTTCTCAACCCTCTCATAAGAATGTCTCCCCTTCAGAATGGGATCAAGCTCCACAGAGTAGTAGTCAGCAACTGCCAACAACTGCTTCCACAAATGCATTTGAAAGGTCTGAGACTGAAGCAGTAGAGGAGCTTCCTGTAACAGAAGATGAAG ATGAAATCAAGTCTGTTTATGTGAGAAACTTGTCCCCTACCGTGTCTCCTTCTGAAATTGAAGAGGAATTCAAGAATTTTGGTAGAATCAGGCCTGATGGTGTTGTTATCAGAAGTCGCAAG GATGTTGGTGTTTGTTATGCATTTGTTGAATTTGAAGATATGACAGGCGTTCATAATGCAGTCAAG ACAGGATCTGTTCAGATAGCAGGGAGACAAGTATACATTGAAGAAAGGAGACCAAACAGTAACATCCCTTCTCGAGGAGGAA GACGGGGTAGAGGCAGAGGTAGTTATCAGTCAGATACACCAAGAGGGCGTTTCAATTCAAGGAGCTTTGGCAGAGGAAATGGTCAAGATGGTGGCGATAGGGAGTACAGCAAATCGAAAGGAAACGGTTTCTATCGACCGAATCCTCGCCAAGAGAGAGGAAATTCAGGGCATCATCAAGCACCAAGAAATGGGCAGAACCTTGCTGAGTCCTGA
- the LOC114192817 gene encoding uncharacterized protein LOC114192817 codes for MSNVLACFQLLELNVISAQDLAPAGRSMRTYAVAWIDPDRKLSTRVDSHGGTNPTWNDKFVFRIDEDFLYDDKSVITIDIYALHWFRDIHVGTAQVLSGDLFPPTSQPQPQRNTYTPTGMRFMGLQVQRPSGRPKGILNIGAARIDSSMRSMPLYMQNSPIVGYSQDDHDQPKRQAKPELRRSKSDCSSMLASEVIVPEPQAKTKRGRASSQILASEISSKKSKKKASSILSATFMKSAPKDGKLGRKKTKVRGHESPNVDYPVKSTPKREFQNSPFAAKSYNYVGSVRATPLHAFAVADTTMEYGTPYRSNLGCRPFMTDSELGPSASEVAEVVARLPMPMEEGENSTVEGWSFDDDGGEGLPPKVERWQTESNVSGVSRKGKHSRRQGDGLFSCFSVICGVECSIVCGAGGGSKKHRRRRVQAVDNESFLSEEEAY; via the coding sequence ATGTCCAACGTTTTAGCATGTTTCCAACTCCTAGAACTCAATGTCATATCTGCACAAGACTTGGCTCCTGCAGGTCGTTCAATGAGAACCTATGCAGTGGCATGGATCGACCCAGATCGCAAACTTTCCACCCGGGTTGATTCTCACGGCGGAACCAACCCAACTTGGAATGACAAGTTTGTCTTTCGAATTGATGAAGACTTTCTGTATGATGATAAGTCAGTGATCACCATTGACATTTACGCTCTTCATTGGTTTCGAGACATTCATGTGGGCACTGCTCAGGTTCTCTCCGGTGACCTTTTTCCACCAACTTCACAACCTCAACCCCAAAGAAACACTTACACACCCACAGGAATGAGATTCATGGGGCTTCAAGTTCAAAGACCCTCTGGTCGCCCCAAAGGAATTTTGAACATTGGTGCTGCTAGAATCGACAGTTCCATGCGCAGCATGCCTCTTTACATGCAAAACTCCCCAATTGTTGGATACAGTCAAGATGATCATGATCAACCAAAACGCCAAGCCAAACCAGAGCTTCGACGCTCAAAAAGTGATTGCAGCTCAATGCTTGCCTCAGAAGTCATAGTTCCCGAGCCTCAAGCCAAAACCAAAAGGGGCAGAGCAAGTTCCCAAATTCTCGCTTCAGAAATAAGCTCCAAGAAGAGTAAGAAGAAAGCTAGCTCCATATTGAGTGCCACATTCATGAAGAGTGCCCCAAAAGATGGCAAATTGGGTAGAAAGAAGACTAAAGTGAGAGGCCATGAATCACCAAATGTTGATTACCCTGTAAAGTCCACGCCCAAGCGCGAGTTTCAAAACTCTCCCTTTGCAGCGAAGTCTTATAATTATGTGGGTAGTGTGAGAGCAACCCCATTGCATGCGTTTGCGGTTGCAGACACGACAATGGAATATGGAACCCCGTACCGGTCGAACTTGGGTTGTCGTCCTTTTATGACGGACTCTGAATTGGGTCCGTCAGCTTCAGAGGTGGCGGAGGTGGTGGCAAGACTACCGATGCCAATGGAGGAGGGGGAGAATTCTACGGTGGAAGGGTGGAGCTTCGATGACGACGGCGGAGAGGGCCTGCCACCTAAGGTGGAGAGGTGGCAGACGGAGTCCAATGTGTCGGGTGTGAGCAGAAAAGGGAAACATTCACGAAGGCAAGGAGATGGGTTGTTCTCTTGCTTCAGTGTAATATGTGGAGTTGAGTGCTCCATTGTTTGCGGTGCTGGTGGCGGCAGCAAGAAGCATCGCCGGAGGCGGGTTCAAGCAGTGGACAATGAAAGCTTTCTGTCAGAAGAGGAGGCGTATTGA